Proteins encoded by one window of Gemmatimonas aurantiaca:
- a CDS encoding purine-nucleoside phosphorylase, with amino-acid sequence MEACAQAVRKRFPRTVDAAIILGTGLGALASEIEVEQVIDYHDLPNFPLSTVESHRGRLLCGTLSGKTVIAMQGRFHRYEGYSLQQVTFPVRVLRALGAETLIVSNACGGMHPLWTPGDLMLIADHINLLGDNPLIGPNDDTLGPRFPDMSEPYDARLRIVAREVALSHGVTLREGVYVAVQGPNLETRAEYRFLRGIGADVVGMSTVPEVIVAVHGGMKVLGLSIITDSCLPDALQPASLEDIIAVARGAEPKLSAVVAGVLARL; translated from the coding sequence GTGGAAGCCTGCGCCCAGGCGGTACGCAAGCGTTTCCCGCGCACGGTCGATGCGGCCATCATCCTCGGTACCGGTCTCGGCGCGCTCGCCAGCGAGATCGAGGTGGAACAGGTCATCGACTATCACGACCTGCCCAACTTCCCGCTCTCCACGGTGGAATCGCATCGCGGACGGCTGTTGTGCGGCACGCTGAGTGGCAAGACGGTGATCGCCATGCAGGGGCGATTCCATCGGTACGAGGGATATTCACTCCAGCAGGTGACGTTTCCGGTGCGCGTGTTGCGCGCACTCGGGGCGGAAACGCTGATCGTCAGCAACGCCTGCGGCGGCATGCATCCGTTGTGGACGCCGGGTGACCTCATGCTCATCGCCGATCACATCAATCTGCTCGGCGACAATCCGCTCATCGGTCCCAACGACGACACGCTCGGGCCGCGGTTTCCCGACATGTCCGAGCCCTACGATGCGCGGTTGCGCATCGTGGCCCGTGAGGTGGCGTTGTCGCACGGCGTGACGCTGCGCGAAGGGGTCTACGTGGCGGTGCAGGGCCCCAATCTCGAGACGCGTGCCGAGTACCGCTTCCTGCGCGGGATCGGTGCCGATGTGGTGGGGATGTCCACGGTGCCGGAAGTGATCGTGGCCGTACACGGCGGCATGAAGGTGCTGGGCCTGTCGATCATCACCGACAGCTGCCTCCCCGATGCGCTGCAGCCGGCCAGTCTCGAGGACATCATCGCCGTGGCGCGTGGGGCCGAGCCCAAACTCTCGGCCGTGGTGGCCGGCGTGCTGGCGCGCCTCTGA
- a CDS encoding DivIVA domain-containing protein, producing the protein MTDEHFQGFHLTALDVRRYDFGNALRGYDRARVDQFREQVAEEFERLARVNQELETKARNFHEQLKSFRDRDKALNEALVSAQQLRGEIREQAEREAQLIVREAQGEAERQLQAVRDEVRRAEEELQALWRTRRSYLAQLRHHLERQLSDLNAAESEAMPDFSTPRSTTTQRNDPPVARELRDLRDMPPRPAAPTPSWLDAVEEGQ; encoded by the coding sequence ATGACCGACGAGCACTTCCAGGGATTTCACCTCACGGCACTCGACGTGCGACGCTACGACTTCGGCAATGCGTTGCGTGGGTACGATCGCGCGCGTGTCGATCAGTTCCGTGAGCAGGTGGCCGAGGAGTTCGAGCGTCTCGCGCGGGTGAATCAGGAACTCGAGACCAAGGCGCGCAATTTTCACGAGCAGCTCAAGTCGTTCCGCGATCGCGACAAGGCGCTGAACGAGGCGCTGGTGAGCGCGCAGCAGTTGCGTGGGGAGATCCGCGAGCAGGCCGAGCGCGAGGCCCAGCTCATCGTGCGTGAAGCGCAGGGGGAGGCGGAGCGCCAGTTGCAGGCTGTCCGCGACGAAGTGCGGCGGGCGGAGGAGGAACTGCAGGCGCTCTGGCGCACCCGTCGCAGCTATCTCGCGCAGTTGCGTCATCATCTCGAGCGGCAGCTGAGCGATCTCAATGCGGCCGAATCGGAGGCCATGCCCGACTTCTCCACGCCGCGGTCGACCACGACGCAGCGCAACGATCCACCCGTGGCGCGCGAACTCCGCGATCTGCGGGACATGCCGCCGCGTCCGGCCGCGCCGACGCCCTCGTGGCTCGATGCCGTGGAGGAAGGCCAGTGA
- a CDS encoding YggS family pyridoxal phosphate-dependent enzyme, with translation MRSRIAGARARGGHGQEVTLIAVTKTHGPEAVEAAWAAGVADVGENKVQEAETKMAQVSVPVRWHLIGHLQRNKARNALRFDLVHSVDSERLAVALHDAAEKADQSLEVLLQVNVSGEASKGGVAPSDVPALAERLQRLSRLRVRGVMTMAPFEADEAALRTVFSGARAARSALQQGGHPAEWLSMGMSGDYEIAVEEGATHVRLGTVLFGSRT, from the coding sequence GTGCGTTCGCGCATCGCCGGGGCCCGGGCGCGTGGCGGTCACGGGCAGGAGGTCACGCTCATTGCCGTGACCAAGACGCACGGTCCTGAGGCGGTGGAAGCCGCCTGGGCGGCGGGAGTGGCCGATGTAGGCGAGAACAAGGTGCAGGAGGCCGAGACCAAGATGGCGCAGGTCTCGGTGCCGGTGCGGTGGCATCTGATCGGACATCTGCAGCGCAACAAGGCACGGAACGCGTTGCGTTTCGACCTCGTCCACAGCGTGGACAGTGAACGGCTGGCCGTGGCGCTGCACGACGCGGCGGAGAAGGCCGACCAGTCGCTCGAGGTGTTGCTGCAGGTGAACGTGAGTGGTGAAGCGAGCAAGGGCGGTGTGGCGCCATCCGACGTGCCGGCGCTGGCCGAGCGACTGCAGCGTCTGTCGCGGCTGCGGGTGCGCGGCGTGATGACCATGGCGCCGTTCGAAGCGGACGAGGCGGCGTTGCGGACCGTGTTCAGCGGGGCGCGCGCGGCGCGCTCGGCGTTGCAGCAGGGCGGCCATCCGGCCGAGTGGTTGAGTATGGGGATGTCCGGCGACTACGAAATCGCTGTCGAGGAAGGCGCCACCCATGTGCGGCTGGGAACGGTGCTCTTCGGCAGCCGCACCTGA
- a CDS encoding DUF2723 domain-containing protein has translation MTAGARGGRRRRGVRLPSSAVAAGVTTMVLFTLYLATAAPDLTFWDASELTTAAHTLGIPHPPGTPLWVLLGHVCALVFQSVNPARAITMLSVVAGALTGGVGAWLATRWVGARGAVVSAVLAGSFYTVWNNATETEVYAVTLLASVLLLLVAERAGRADIDETQRRRLRGVMAFVVGLAIPLHLSVWVALPAAVAFAWPGVRRGEASSSDRTEGRSSQSHASTGVRPGRGELVGWVLLALLGASAVMAMPLMAMHDPALNSGNPVTLDAVLAVLRREQYQVAGMWPRQAPLWLQFGNVLQWADWQVGFGVQPRPVPSLARTGLTVLFVWLAILGVRRLWRHEARVGRAMLLLVLSASFGVVVWLNMRLGPTYGGDLIPANAIHEARERDYFFALAFWAWGMLAGVGLTAVSAALRRARPSGVSIDRVIDRVIDSLAMLPLLAAAIPMVVNRAVIDRTREPAATMPRTYARLLLDAVPQHGVLVAAGDNDTFPLWYLQQVEDYRADVTVVTVPLLGAEWYRAQLAGQELLGRDAVQVWPGLSVALRSVMAHAERGQRPVRVSTLLERHERLRLDPTRGWALEGLVYAPSEQLAPGATGLDLAAMQRSRDATPRSALAPLPAGADAAQQTTQELLRCNTIERLTDSLLVSGCNGF, from the coding sequence GTGACCGCAGGCGCGCGCGGCGGACGGCGTCGTCGGGGTGTGCGATTGCCCTCGTCGGCGGTGGCGGCCGGCGTGACCACGATGGTGCTGTTCACGCTGTACCTGGCCACGGCCGCGCCCGATCTCACATTCTGGGACGCCAGTGAATTGACGACCGCGGCGCACACGCTGGGCATTCCCCATCCTCCGGGGACGCCGCTCTGGGTGTTGCTGGGCCACGTATGCGCCCTGGTGTTTCAGTCGGTCAATCCGGCGCGGGCCATCACCATGCTGTCGGTGGTGGCCGGCGCGCTCACCGGCGGCGTGGGCGCGTGGCTCGCCACCCGCTGGGTGGGCGCCCGGGGCGCGGTGGTGTCGGCGGTGCTGGCGGGCAGCTTCTACACCGTGTGGAACAACGCCACCGAGACCGAAGTGTACGCCGTGACGCTGCTGGCGAGCGTGCTGCTGCTGCTGGTGGCCGAACGCGCCGGCCGCGCGGATATCGACGAAACGCAGCGTCGGCGATTGCGTGGCGTCATGGCGTTTGTCGTGGGGCTCGCGATCCCGCTGCATCTCAGCGTGTGGGTGGCGCTGCCGGCGGCGGTGGCGTTTGCCTGGCCCGGCGTCCGGCGTGGGGAAGCCTCGTCGAGCGACAGGACGGAGGGCCGCTCATCGCAGAGCCACGCATCGACCGGCGTCCGTCCGGGCCGTGGTGAACTCGTCGGGTGGGTGCTGCTGGCGCTGCTCGGCGCGTCCGCGGTGATGGCGATGCCGCTGATGGCCATGCACGACCCGGCGCTCAACTCGGGAAATCCGGTCACGCTCGATGCGGTGCTCGCCGTGCTGCGTCGCGAGCAGTATCAGGTGGCCGGAATGTGGCCCAGGCAGGCGCCGCTCTGGCTGCAATTCGGCAACGTGCTGCAGTGGGCCGACTGGCAGGTGGGCTTCGGAGTGCAGCCCCGACCCGTCCCGTCGCTGGCGCGGACAGGACTGACCGTGCTGTTCGTGTGGTTGGCGATACTGGGGGTGCGCCGTCTGTGGCGACATGAAGCCCGGGTGGGGCGCGCCATGTTGCTGCTGGTGCTGTCGGCGTCGTTCGGCGTGGTGGTGTGGCTCAACATGCGCCTCGGCCCCACCTACGGCGGCGATCTCATTCCCGCCAACGCCATCCATGAAGCGCGCGAGCGGGACTATTTTTTCGCGCTGGCGTTCTGGGCGTGGGGGATGTTGGCCGGAGTCGGATTGACGGCGGTGAGTGCCGCCTTGCGGCGTGCGAGGCCGTCCGGGGTGTCTATCGACAGAGTGATCGACAGAGTGATCGACAGCCTGGCGATGCTGCCGCTGCTGGCCGCGGCCATCCCCATGGTGGTGAACCGCGCCGTCATCGATCGCACCCGCGAGCCGGCGGCCACCATGCCGCGCACCTACGCCCGGCTGCTGCTGGATGCGGTGCCTCAACACGGGGTGCTGGTGGCCGCGGGAGACAACGACACCTTCCCGCTGTGGTACCTGCAGCAGGTGGAGGACTATCGGGCCGATGTCACGGTGGTGACCGTCCCGCTGCTGGGCGCGGAGTGGTATCGGGCCCAGTTGGCCGGACAGGAATTGCTGGGACGGGACGCCGTGCAAGTCTGGCCCGGGTTGTCCGTGGCCCTGCGATCGGTGATGGCGCACGCCGAACGGGGACAACGTCCGGTACGGGTGAGTACGCTGCTCGAGCGGCATGAGCGCCTGCGGTTGGACCCCACGCGGGGTTGGGCGCTGGAGGGGCTGGTGTATGCGCCGTCGGAGCAGCTGGCCCCGGGCGCGACCGGACTGGATCTCGCCGCCATGCAACGCAGCCGTGACGCCACCCCCCGCTCAGCGCTGGCACCTCTGCCGGCCGGTGCCGATGCGGCCCAACAGACCACCCAGGAACTGCTGCGCTGCAATACTATAGAGCGCCTGACGGACTCGTTACTTGTGTCGGGGTGTAACGGGTTCTAA
- the cdaA gene encoding diadenylate cyclase CdaA: MIDPLSVPLTFTWRDGLEIGVVALVFYRLLGFVQGRRALQILGGVIVLVAIYGLANWLQLTMIRQLLGLLFTYGFFALVIIFQPELRAALAHLGQAPVTKLFRREESLGKPEDEIADAVERLSRSGVGAIIAIERELPLDEYVESGSSLEARLTTDLLATIFTPYSPLHDGAVIVRGDRIVGAGCILPLSQGNVSSRSMGTRHRAALGLAEETDALVIVVSEETATISVAQHGEMQSGLSPMQVRELVMGVPPGTRSGVSSGTYSGTYRIPREPG; the protein is encoded by the coding sequence GTGATCGACCCGTTGAGCGTTCCGCTCACGTTCACCTGGCGCGACGGTCTCGAAATCGGGGTCGTCGCGCTGGTGTTCTATCGGCTGCTCGGATTCGTGCAGGGCCGGCGTGCCCTGCAGATCCTGGGTGGCGTGATCGTGCTCGTGGCCATCTACGGACTCGCCAACTGGCTGCAGTTGACGATGATCCGGCAGTTGCTCGGTCTGTTGTTCACGTACGGATTTTTCGCGCTCGTCATCATCTTCCAGCCGGAGTTGCGGGCCGCGCTGGCGCACCTCGGTCAGGCGCCGGTGACAAAACTCTTTCGCCGCGAAGAGTCGCTGGGCAAACCCGAAGACGAGATTGCCGACGCGGTGGAGCGCCTCTCGCGCAGTGGCGTGGGCGCCATCATCGCCATCGAGCGGGAGCTGCCGCTCGATGAATACGTGGAGAGCGGTTCATCGCTCGAAGCGCGTCTCACCACCGATCTGCTGGCCACGATCTTCACGCCGTATTCGCCGCTGCACGATGGCGCGGTGATCGTGCGGGGTGACCGGATCGTGGGAGCCGGATGCATTCTGCCGCTGTCGCAGGGGAACGTGAGTTCCCGTTCGATGGGCACGCGGCATCGGGCCGCACTGGGGCTGGCCGAAGAGACCGATGCGCTGGTGATCGTGGTGTCGGAGGAAACCGCCACGATTTCCGTGGCGCAGCACGGCGAGATGCAGTCGGGGCTCAGTCCCATGCAGGTGCGTGAGCTGGTGATGGGGGTGCCGCCCGGTACACGCAGTGGGGTGTCGTCGGGCACGTATTCGGGCACCTATCGCATACCGCGGGAGCCCGGGTGA